A segment of the Desulfitobacterium dehalogenans ATCC 51507 genome:
GGGAATAACGGATTGACGGCCGGGGGAAGGCCCCTGCCTCCGCCTTTGACAAGAGTTTTGCCACCGTATCCTTGATTTGCCGCATAGTTCATAGTCCATACTCCGGAACCTGGCTTTCCTACGTTTCCAGTCATCCAGCCGACTGTTAAAAATGCTTGGCAGAATTGCTGGCCTCTATAGGTGCGGGCAGGCGCAAAAGATGAGTTGAAAATAACCGGTTTTGTTGTGGCAACTTCAGTCGCGAACTCTCTAATCAGTTGCGGATCCGTTCCGCAGATTTTTGAAGCCCATTCAGGAGTTTTGGGAACCCCGTCATAAGTGCCTAAAACATAATCTTTGAAATTCTCTTTGGGATCTGCCCCCTCAGGCATATGATCTTTATCAAATCCTACAGTACACCGATCAAGGAAATCCTGATCCTGCAGATTGTGTTCAATCATGTGATAGGCCATTCCTAAAAGCAGTGCAGTATCTGTGCCTGGTCGGCAAGGTATATATTTATCAGCTAAGGTCTTTACTGAGGGTGATACTTGCGGATCAACAAAAATAAACTTTGCTCCGGCCTTTTTTGCCTGCAATAAATTGTAGGTGGGATTGCCCAGGTTGGATCGGGCAGGATTAGCTCCCCACATAACAATCAGTTTAGCATTTCTCCAGTCAGGTCTGTCGTTGGCTTTCCACGAGAAGAAGCCTGTCATGCATTCTTGAACCACACCCCACGCACCCGATGAAGAAGAACCCCATCTTACAAGGCCTCCGCCGTAGAAATTCAGCAGTCTGCTTGTTCCAAGAATGGATTTATTTCCATGCTCTTCCTTAATCCGCTTTAACTCAGCAGCGACAAGATCCAAGGCTTCATCCCAAGAAATACGTACCCATTCGTCTTTTCCCCGTAGCTCCTTGTTGCCGCCGCCAGGCTCCCAATGCTTACGCTTCATCGGATATTTAATTCGATCCGCCCCAAATACTTGATGTCTTTGGGAACGCCCCCGGTGACAACCTCTTTGCTGCGGATAATCAGGAGAGTCTGGATGTGTATCATCTGTTTTTTGTCTGACGACAACTCCATCAACTACATAGGCTTTGTTTAAGCACCGTCCCCCACAGTTATGCCAACAACCTGCGGTAATCCATTCACCCTCGTTGTTAGCTATTGCTGCGTCGGCTCCGGCTTTGGTCAGTGTATTACTGCTGCAGCCTGGCAACGTCAAGCTCGCTGCACCAATAGCACTGGCTTTTAGAAAATTCCTGCGGTTAATTTTATGATTGACAATACCCTCAAGAATGTTTCCCATACAGCACCTTCCTCCTTTACTTTCATACAAGTTCATTGTGGTAAATCATAGCAACTATAAGAAAATATTATTACTCCTTGTATAAAGTCTAACAAATTAAATATGTTAATTCTATTTCCAAAAAATTATGAGTTATTAATTTTTGTTAATATTTTCACTTATAGATTTCTTTTAACATAATATCATAATTGATTTGCAACATTCTTTGTTGGGAATACAAAGCAGAAATAACCGCCTCCTCGTCAGGGTTTGCGGTTATCTCTAATAACTCCAAATCAAGCAACTATTCCGTTTACTGTCTTATAGATATCAATGTCTGTTTAAGTTCAGATTCTATCGAAGCCAGCTCCGACTCAGCGGCCAATCTTTCCTCTTTGCCCTTTCTTTGAATGTCCAGCACGCCGCTAATGGTTTCTATTAAATCCTGATTGACCTTTTTTATGGTTTCTATGGATACAATTCCTCTTTCGCTTTCCTTAGCCACACCCAGAGTGCCTGCTTTAAGAATTTCGGAGTTTTTCTTCAAAAGATCGTTGGTCATGTCCGTAACCTTGGTCTGCGCTTCAAGGGCGGCCTTGGCATTGGCCAGACCGAGAGATAGAACCATCTGGTTTTTCCACAGAGGTATGGAATTGACGATAGATGACTGTATTTTGTCAGCCAGCTGAGCATCGTTGTTTTGAATCAGGCGGATCTGCGGTCCCATCTGCAGGGATATCTGACGGCTGAGCTGCAGGTCATAGACCTTCTTTTCAAAGCGGTTTACCGCATTGGCCAAATCATTCAGCTTTTGCGCCTCTGCCTCATCCCCTGATTGGGCAACCCGCTCTCTGAGTGCAGGCAGCACTTTTTCATTCATTTCCTTAATTTTTTCTTTGCCCGCCACGATATACATGGTCAGCTCTTTAAAGTACACCAGATTCGTTTTATACATTTCATCGTACATGACAATGTCCTTAAGCATAGTATGACGGTGAGCCTGCAGCATGTTACTTATCTTGTCAATGTTGACTTCCACATCGCTGTAGCGTGCAATCAGCCTGTCAATTTCCGTTTTGGCCTTTCCGAACAGATTGCCTAAAAAGCCCTTGCTCTCACCGGTGGCATCAAAGTTCTTTATGGTTACGACCAAATCGGTAAGCAGCTTGCCCGCCTCACCCGAATCCTTTGTTTTAACATTTGCCAGGGTGTCGTCCGCAAATTTTGCCAGCTTTGTCTGGGCACCGGAACCATAGGTAACGATGGAGTTGCTGTCCGTAATATCGATTTTATCCACAAATTCCAAAACCAGCTTTTGCTCCTCAGTCGTTAAGGAAGCCAGGCTGACGCCGCCAGGCTCATCCTTGATTTTCGCCGGTGATGCTTGTACCTCGTTGCCGAAGTCTAATTTTATCTCTTCCATTTTTATCCCAAGCCCCTTTCTCATCGATTAATTTTTGAGAGCCTCAATGATCTTATCGTAAATCTCTTTTTGCAATCCCTTGGTTACCGAAGTTATTTCCTGGGGGATTCCCTGTACAGGCACTGCTTTAACGTCATATTCCCCTCCGACCACACCGGTTCTGAAGCCGTATTTTTCCCAAGCTATTTTTTGAATTTCCGGATCAGCCAAGGCGTCCACATAGGCTGTGCCGCCCTCCGTAAAGCTCATGATGCAATGAGAGTTCCATAGGGTTGGACTGGGATACAGTACCCTTATTTTATCTTTTACCTTGGCAAAGCCATCAGGATTTTTATTGGCAAAATCAATAATGGATTTTTCATAGTCAACGATCATGGGATAAGCACCCTTCCCCATTCTGAGATACAGGTCAAACAGGTCGGCGGGAGTATTGTTCATAAAGCCCGAAAGCTTGTAAAAGCTCTTGAGCTTGGGAAGAACCTTGTTGATATTGCTTTCATCCACATACCCCTCGTTCATAATCGAGGCCAGCAGACCGTAGTAAGTTGCACCGGGCGAAGAGGTTACCGGGTCTGTGCTGGCAATATTAATCTTGCCGTAAATATCCCCTATGCCTATATCCGACCATTTGGTATTCTTTTCGATATAGGACAGTACGGCGGGCATATCGGCAATATAATAAGTATCTCCGGACTGTTTAACGATGCCTTTGGACACGAGTACATCGCAGATGCTGTCCCAGCTGTAGACCACGATGGGCGTGGATAAGGTGATCTGGGATTTAAAGGTCTTCAGCCTTGGCGCTTCGCCGTCTGCGGCGGGCTTTTTATAGTATTCGTAAAATCTTTCGTCGCTGAAAAAAACAAAGTCATAGCCTTTATTGTCCTTGGTTGCGAGTGTGTCCTTAATGAGGGCGTTGTTGCTCCAATTGTCAACCTTCAGGTTGATATTGTATTTGTCATGTAAAATTCCCAGAATTTCCGGGTCCGCCAGAAAATTCTCTTTACCTCCGCCTACCGCTCCGGTAACAGTTATTGCCGTATCCTTCGGCTCAGCCATGGATGAAGCGGCGATTCCGATGACGATCACTACGATAAAAGCAACGACGGCGGTCAATACTTTTTTCATTTATGAACCTCCTCCCATAAAATCCTTATTGTCCATAAGTCCTTCTGATTTAAATACAGCCGCCATGGCAGCCATTTCGGCCTTGCTGTCCAGCACATCCTTGGAAAACAGGCTGTAATACTTTTTGTCGAAAGCATCCGTTATTTGCGGCAAAAAAAGGGAAAACTGCCCGGCAAATTTCT
Coding sequences within it:
- a CDS encoding toxic anion resistance protein encodes the protein MEEIKLDFGNEVQASPAKIKDEPGGVSLASLTTEEQKLVLEFVDKIDITDSNSIVTYGSGAQTKLAKFADDTLANVKTKDSGEAGKLLTDLVVTIKNFDATGESKGFLGNLFGKAKTEIDRLIARYSDVEVNIDKISNMLQAHRHTMLKDIVMYDEMYKTNLVYFKELTMYIVAGKEKIKEMNEKVLPALRERVAQSGDEAEAQKLNDLANAVNRFEKKVYDLQLSRQISLQMGPQIRLIQNNDAQLADKIQSSIVNSIPLWKNQMVLSLGLANAKAALEAQTKVTDMTNDLLKKNSEILKAGTLGVAKESERGIVSIETIKKVNQDLIETISGVLDIQRKGKEERLAAESELASIESELKQTLISIRQ